The Deltaproteobacteria bacterium sequence CGTAGGCTGCGCGCTCGCGTCTCCAGCTCGAGGTGGAGTGCACGCCGCGAGGCGTCGAGGCTGCGCGCGAGCTCGCCCAGCTCGTCGCGGGAGCCGAGCAGCGCCGGGGGCAGGGGCTGCGCTGGGGGCGATGCGCGAACCTCTCGCGTGAGCGCTCGGATCCGACGGACGAGGGGTCCGGCCGCGACGAGCATGGCCAGCAGCACGAAGAGCCGCGGGAGGACGAGGACGCCGGGCGGCCCGAGCAGCCGGCTGCTCGCTCCCGGAGGCTCCTTGGCGCGTACGAGCACCGAGGAGCACGGGCCTCCCTTCCAGGGCACGCCGCTCGCCCGCCCTCGAGCACGTGAGAGGTCACGACGGCGACGTAGAGCTTGACCGCGACCTGGTCGAGGAGCCGGTGTCGCACCGCCACCAAAGCGACGGCGAGCGGCACGGCCATCAGCGCGGTCGCGACGACGAGCCGTCTGCGGAGGGTCACCGAGGTGGCTCGTGCCTCGTGGGGCTCGCCACGCGATAGCCGATGCCCCAGACGGTCTCGATCCAGCGCGGGTCGCCGAGCTTTCGGTGAAGGTTCGACACATGGACGTCGAGCGCCCGACTGCTGGCGTCCGGGTCATGGCCGAGGGCGTGTTCGACGAGCCACTCGCGCGTCACCGGCTCTCCGTAGCGGCGGACCAGCGCCTCGAGGATTGCCAGCTCGACGCGCGTCAAGGCGACGCCCGGCGCGTCACCGACCCTGGCCAGGCACTTCCCGGCATCGAGGCGGAGACTCCCGAAGGAAAGCTCCGTCGCCTGCAGCAGCAGCGGCCGGCGCAGGCGTGCTCGAACGCGCAGGAGCAGCTCCCGCGGCCAGAAAGGCTTGGTCAAGTAGTCGTCATCCTCCAGAGGGCGACCCTCGGTCCACCACGTCGTGTCGAAGCCGTCACCGCGCAGTTACGCCACGATCTGCGCGCCCAGCGCACGGTCGTCTTCGATGAGGGGAATGCTCGACACGACGAGAAGCCTTACCATCTCCACGCGACCCGATGAAGCTCGCAGGGCCTCGCAGTAGATGGAAGATCAGCCCCGGTGCGGGGAGCGCGCGCGCGGCGGGCCGAAGATCGACCGGTAGATCATCGATGGGATGCAGATGTCGGTCGTGCTCACGAGCACGGCCGTGGCCGTCAGCGCGCCGCCGAGTGCGTAACCCAGGACCGCGTGCCCCGCATGGAAGGCCCACGCGGTCACGAGCAGTCCCACGGCGCCCAGGCCACAGGCGAACCGAGCCGGCGCTCCGCGCCTGGGCAGCGGCTCCGTACCGGTCAGGCGGCGGATGCCGTGGTTGTAGATCAGATCGAACGGGTGCACGGGGAGCGCCGCCGCCAGCGCGGCGATGGGCGCGAGCACGAGGAGGATGACCGGCGACGCGGCGATGGTTCCCGCGGCTCCCAGCAGGGCGCAGAGGCCGAAGGCGAGGCGTAGCCAGCCGGCCACCGGGGCGAGGCGCTGCTCCTCCACGGCATCGAAGCCCTGGATGTCCAGCCGCCGGAGCGTGCCCGGGCTCACCGTGGTTCGCATGACGGACGCATTCTCCAAAGTGGGCGAGCGATTCGTGGGCCGCCTCCTCGCCGTGGCAGTACCTCTTCTGCGCACTCCAGGTATTCGGCCAGATTCGCCGACCGTCAACTCTGCCTGTCGTACGAGCGCCGGGCGCCGAAGCGGAGCAAGCCCGGTGGCGCCGTGAGCTCCTGAGCTCAGTACCGGTAGCGGAGGCCGAAGCGGACCTTGAAGGGGTCCTCGCGGGAGAGGATCTGGCCCCACTGCGTGGAGGCGCCCGGGGAGAGGTTGCGCTCCTCGAAGCGCGTCGGCGGCCGGAAGTTGATGGCGTTGAAGACCTCGCCGATGAGCTCCAGGCTATGCGCCTCGCCGATGAAGCGCTTGAGCAGGTGCGTCAGCTTGTAGCTCACCTTCAGGTTCAAGACGGCCCGCGTCGGCGTGCGCAGCTCGGCGTCGTCGTCCGGGGTCGAGAGATCCTTCGGGTCGTAGCCCCGCACCGCCCGCCGGTCCTGGTAGTCCTTGAAGTAGTTGTTGAAGTAGAGGCGGTCGTACGGCGTTCCCGACCCGACCCACAGCGTGCCGCCCGCCGTGAGCCCGAATTTGAAGCGGTACCAGCCGGTCAGCCGCAGCACGTGGCGACGATCGTCGGGCAAGAAGCCGTTGTAGAACTGCGCCTGCCGCGCGCGATCCAGATACTCCGTCGCGTACCCCTCGACCACCGTCCCCTCGCTGCGCGACCAGGTGTACGAGGCCATGAGCTGCCAGTTGCCGACGAAGCGACGCGCGAAGAGCGACGCCGACACGTAGCGCCGATAGGCCTCCTTCGGCGTCTCGAGGTCGAAGATGAACTCGGACTTCCCGTTCTTGAAACCCACCGCCTGGTCGCCGACCTCGTTCCACAGCACGTTCGTCTCGAGGTCCTCCCACTGATTGCGATAGAGCCGATAGGTGAAGTCGAGCCCCGTCGAGAAGCCCGTGAACCACTCCCGCTCGGCACCGAAGGCCAGCTCGTGCACGCGCGGCGAGGTCAGGCCCGTCGGATTGAACTTGTTCTGGGCCTTGCCCTGCGCGTCGAAGTCCGGCCCGTCGGGGCGCCCCACCGTGCGCGTCTGCCCGCCGAGAGTGCAGTTCCGGCTGTAGGTGTTCGTGTCCGGATCGTGGCTGCACTCGTAGCTGATGAGGTCCCGCCCGATGAAGCGCGCCAGCGCGAGGAAGCCCACGTCCACGTACTGGTTGTAGCCGCCGCGAAAGACCGTCTTGCCGTTCCCCCACGGGTCCCAGGCGAAGTTCACGTGCGCCGTGGGGGTGAAGAAGCGCACGACGGCCTGCCCGTCCGGGTTGATCGCGTCGCCGAAGTGCACCGCCGCGCCCGGGATGACCTTCAGCCGCTTGTAGCGCGGCGGGGACCACCGGTCCTGCAGAAACAGGATCAGCTTGTTGCCGCTCACGCTGGTCGAGAGCGTCCCCTGGGCGCACTTCGCCGGGTCGTAGCCCCTCGCGTTCGGGTCGCACGCCGTCGCGTCGTCGAAGTCGAGGAAGTAGCGCGTCTGCGAGTACGGCTGACCGAACTGGTACTTGTAGATCGTGTTGCCCGGGACCGACTCCTCCGACGGGTTCACGAGGTACTGGTACCGGATCCCGCCCTTGATCTCGTGCTCGCCCACCCGCTTTCCGCCGCCGAAGTAGGTCGCGTCGGCGTTGAGCGACACGCGGTAGCGGTCGTCCTTGGTCACCCCGGTGTAGTTGCGCTGGTGCACGCCCGTGCCGATGTCCTCGATCCCCGCCACGTCCGTGACCCCCGACTGCGGCGAGACGCGCAGCCCGTTCCAGCCGAACCCGAGCTGCGTCTTGACGAAGAGCTTGTCGGTGGCCAGCCACTCCCAGGCTCCCGTCGTCAGCACGTTGTACTGGTTCTGGTGCGACTCCGCGTCGGGCTCCCAGGTGATCGCGTTTTGCGTGTTGCTGATCGACGCCGGGGAGGTCTGCGCCCACCAGACCAGCTTGTGCTTCGGGTTCACCTGCCAGGTCAGCTTGCCGAGCCACTTCACCCCGAGGTACCGCCGCGCCGGGTGGTTCGGCAGGATCCGGTTCGGGTCGGGCGGGATGGTCCCCGAGCTCTCGTTCAGCTCGAACGAGGTGTAGTACCAGAGCTTGTCCTTCACGATCGGCCCGCCCACGTTCAGGTTGAAGTCGAGCGTGCGGAAGGTGGAGCCGAGCTCGTCGGGGCCCTTGATCGTCAGCGCGTCGTCCTGCCAGTAGATGCTCGAGTCCAGCTCGAACTTGTTCGACCCCGACTTGGTGACCATGTTGATCACCCCGCCCGGCGTGTCCGAAAACTCCGCGCCCATGCCGCCGGTCATGATGTTCACGTCGGCCATCGCGTCGAAGTTGAAGTTCGTCGAGAAGGTGTGCGTGACCGGGTCGGTGGTCTCCATACCGTCCACCGTGTAGGTGTTGTTGAAGTAGGACCCGCCCGAGACGCTCGGGTTGCCGGCACCCGAGCCCTTCGGATTCCGCTCCTGCGTCACGTTGCGCGTCATCCCGGCCACGCCCTGGTAGCCGCGCCCGAGGATCGGCAGATTCTCGATGTACTCGTCGGAGAGGGTCTCGCCGGTCGTGGACTTGGTCACGTCCACCACGGGGCGCGCCGAGGTGATGACGTAGGTCTCGGCCTTGGGCTTGGGGGGCGGCGCCTTCTGGCCGGGCTTCAGCGGCCTCGGCGGGGGCTCGGGTTCGGCCGCCTTGTCGAGGAGGATGTCGAGGGTCGCGGTCTGGCCCACCTCGACGCGCACCCCCTCCTTCGTGGCCCCCTGAAACCCCGCCTTGCTGACGGAGATCTTGAACACCCCGGGGATGAGGCCGATGAAGCGGAAGGCCCCGTCGGCGCCCGCCGTGGTGCTGCGCGCACCGCCGATCTGCGTCGGCGAGCTCGCCGTGACCCTGGCCCCCGCGAGCGGGAGCCCCTGGTCGTCGTAGATGGTTCCTTCGATGCGGCCCGTGCGATCCTGCGCCTCGGCTCGCTCCGCGCCGAGGACCGCGAGCCCGAGCGCGATCATGCCGAGCGTGTGACGGAGCGTCCTCATGGCCGGCCCTCCTCCTTCTTACCCAGCCAGTCGGCGCGTTCGTCCGGTGGGAAACAGTAGTCGTACTCCATGCAGATGGTGCGGTACTTCCCCGCCTCCTCGGACTCGTTCTTTTCCTTCGTCGCCGCCGGCAGGCAGTAGGTCGCCGCCTGGCCGAAGACCGGCTCCTTGCACTCCTGTCCGGCGCCCTTGCAGTCGGAGCTCTTGTCGCAGCGGTCGAAGGTGGAGAGCGAGCAGAACTCGTTGCACCCGTCCCCGTTCTTCCGGTTGCCGTCGTCGCAGCTCTCGCCGTGCTCGAGCTTGCCGTTACCGCAGGTGGGGCTCACGCACTGGGCCAGTAGCGCCGCCTTGTCTCCCGCGCGGCTGTTGCAGGTCTGGATGCAGACCCCGTTCGGGCGCGTCGGGTCGGTGCGCCGCAGCGGGAAGCACTTGAAGCCCTTCACCGCGCCGCAGCGCGTGTCGATGTCCGGGTCGGGATCTCCGTCGGTGGTGCTGGAATCGCAGGTGTGCTGGCAGAAGTACTTCTTGCGCACCTGGAAACCCACGCAGACGAGGCGCGTCCCCCCGGGCCCGCCTTTGTTGTCGCACTCCTTCACGCCGCGGCGGCACTCCTCGAGGAGCCGCGCCGGGGGCGGGCTGCAGTAGCCCGATTCGATGCTGCACTTGAGTGGCGGGTCCACCTTGCCCCCCGTCTGCGCGCACTCCTCGTCCCCCTTGCAGGCCGGGAGCGTGCCGCGCACGACCAGGTTGTGGAGCTTGTCCGTGGCGACGAGCTTGAGGCCCTTGCTCTTGGCCTCGGCGACCGAGCGCACGTCCTTGAACTCGTGCTCCTTGTCAACGAAGACCTTCCACTCCCTGACGAGCGGGCTGTAGCCGGGCTGGCCGGGCAGCGCGTCGGTGAGCACCAGGTTGCGCGCCGGCAGGACCAGCGATTTCTCCGCGGTGCCGAAGGTGAGCTCGCGGTTGATGAAGTAGGCGTCCTTGACGGGGGGCAGGCCGCTTCCCGCGAGCTTCGCCGAGCCGGCGCCGAGCAGCTCCTTCGAGCCTTCCATCAGCACGCAGTAGGCGCGCAGCCGCTTGTACCAGAGCTGCACCTTGGGGAAGGGGAGGTCCGGGCTCGCGAGCCCCTTGAGGAGCTTCGCCGCCGCGTCCACCACCGGGCAGTTCAGGACCTGCCCCGTCTCCTTCAGCTCGAGCCCGCTCTTCTGCAGCGTCTCGTGCGACTTGATGCCGTCCAGCTCGTAGTTCCCGACGGAGATGGCGTCTCTGCACCGCTCTTCGATGCAGCGTTTCTTGCCGCATACGGCGTCCATCTGGCAGGTCTGCTGCGGTTTCAGCACGGGGCGAAGCTCGTCGAGGGTCGCGGGGTCGACGCTCCCCTTGACCTTGACCTTCACCACCTTCCAGAAGGGGGAGTAGTTGCCGCGGGTGGGGATCACGTCCACCACCGGGTGCCAGCCCACGAGCCGGCTTCCGTCGTCGGTGAGGCGGAAGAGCGGGCGGTCCTGCTCGTCGTAGAAGAAGTAGATCGCGTTCAGCGGCACCTGCCCGTTCACCCGGTCCACCTCGCCGAGGTAGTAGTACTCGACCTGCGCCTCGGGTCCGACGAAGCCGTAGACGGGGGCGATCTCGCCGGTGGGGACGGGGCGCGTGGGTCGGATGCCGCCGTCGGGGGGGCCGCTCGGGCCGGCGTCGTACTGCGCGAGCCCCACGGGCTCGTCGTAAGGCACGCCGTTGCAGCCCCCGGCGAGCGCGCCGAGGAGCAGGCAGGGCAACCGGAAGGTGTGGGAGCGCATCGAAGGATACCTCGCGGCTTCGTCTCGGGGTCGTCCCCGTCGGGGATCGTTCTGCCTTGGTGGCGCGGCGGGCAGCTTCGCGCAGGTGGGCCCGCGTCGCGGTCAGGCGGCGCGCAGTCTGGCACAGGCCCGTGGGCGAGGGCAACGGCCGACGCCACGCACCTGCGGAGCCCCTTCGGTGCAACTCGCCGTGTGCAAATCGCGGGGCCTGAAACCCCGCTCGTCGTCCCCTCGCCGGCCCTGAAAGGGCCGATCCGTGACCCTCTGGCGCTGCACGGCGCCTGGCCCTGACCTTGCATTTGCGGCGCGCACCGAGCCGTCGGCGGTACAGGCGAACCACTGGCAGAGAGGGAGGTCGATTCATGTCGCAGGTAACGCAGGCGCGGAGAGAGCGGCGGCCCACGCGGCGGCTGGCCCCTAGGAGCGCCGAGCATGAGCGCTATCAGACCTTCGTCGAGCTCTGCGCGGGGCCCGATACCCAGCCGACGCGCGCGCCGGGGGGCGGCGAGCTGGTCCTCGACGGAGAACCTCCCCTCGTCGAGGAGAGCGAGCCCTGGGGCGAGCCGACGCGGCCCTGGTGGCAGCCGCCGGGACTGACTCCGACGAGTCTCCCCGACACGGATCGGGTCGAGCGTCCCGCCGCGCCGAGGACGTTCCACGTGGGCGACGCGTTCGACGTGGGCGACGCGTTCGACGTGAGCGACGCGTTCGACGTGGAGCTCGGCGAGCCGTTCGACGAGGAGCTCGACGTGGACTTCGCCGAGGAACTCGCCGAGGAGGACGACGGCCCCGCGCGCGTGGAACGACCTCGCGCGACCTCGCCGCGCGGCGTGCCGGCGTCGGTGGCGGTCGTGGCGCACCTGCTGCTCCTGCTGGCGCTGGCAGCTCCCTTCGCGCTCTTTCTGCGCGCGGGGTAGGGATCGACGGGGGCGCGGGGGACTAGCGCGGGGACTACCGCGGAGCGGTCACGATCGGGCAGTTGCAGAAGGCCTCCGGCGCGCGCTCGGTGATGCGCGGATCGGTGAAGCCCTCGATGGGAAAGAGGTGCTTGTACGAGACGAGCTGCCCCGCCTGGTAGTCGCTCGGGACGGCCACCTCCCAGATCTTGGTCAGCGGGCTGTATTCGGCGGCCCCGGGCGCGTACCGGTAGACGTCGTTGCCCGGCACCGGAATGCCGGAAACGCGGTCCGCGGCGGAGAAGGCCGCCGACCGCAGCGTGTAGACCTCGGCGGCTGCCACGCGCTGCTCCTCGCGCCCGGCTTCAACGCGCGTCGTGAGCACCCTCCCAGACGGCGCCCCTCGGGCACCGATCAACGCGCGCCCTCCGTCGAGGAGCATGCAGTGCACGAGCTGCTTGCGATACCAGAGGCGCAGCTTGCGGTACTCACCGAGGACGCCGCTCTTCGTCGGTCCGAGCGTCGCATCCGGTCCCACGGCCGGGCAGTTCACGATCTTCCCCGTGCGCTCGAGCGGGTAGTCGGCGCGGAGCAGCGTGGCGCGGGACTTGAGGTCGTTGGCCTGGTAGCCCGCGGGCGGCTTGACCAGCACGATCTCGAAGAAGTCCGACGACCGGGCCTGCTTGGGCAGAGTATCCACGATCGGGAGCTGCGCCTGGTCCACGCTGGGTTTGCCGTCGGGACCGGCGAAGACGTACAGCTCGCGCACGGGCATTCCGGGAAACTTCTCGTACTTCGCGAACCAGCTCGCGTCGGCGGGGACGAAGGTGGACAGCGGATAGAACTCGACGATCTTGCCGTCCACGTAGCCCTGCTGCGCGGCGATGCGCCCCAGGCGGTAAAACGGGATCTCGGCGTTCGGGACCGTCCCCTCGTCCTCGTCGACGAGGCCGACGCAGCCGGCCGAGACCGTAGATAGGGCGAACACCGCGAGCACGAGCGACCAGCGTCCCATGATGAACGCCTCCTTGCGCCGGAGAGGGCGAGGACGGTTCTACAATGGGGGGACCAAGCGCGGCAACCCTCCGATCGTTGACCGGGCGTCGCGATGCCGTATGATCGACGCACAAGGGTTTCAGATGTCGGCAGCTTCCAAGTCTCCTGGCCCGGTGGGCCCGCACGTTCCGCGGCAGGTGGCGCGGAGCCGGGCCAGCGAATGCCTCTCCGCGATGCTCGGGGCTGGGGCTCGCATGGAGATCTATCCTCTGGTGGACGAGCAGACAGTCCTGAGGGTGCCGCGCCGCACCGAGGAGCAGCTCATCGCGCAGTGGGGGAGCTCGGGGCGCAAGGCCCTGGCGACCGGGCAGGAGGTCTCGACCGTCACCGATACGGAGCTCCACGACCTCGAGGCGGTGGAGGCCTTCATCGGCGCCTTCGTCCCCGACACGACGCCGCTGCCCGACCTGGATCTGGAGGGGAGCTTTCGCTACTACTCGCTGCAGCGGCGGGTCCGGGTGAGTCGCGACCTGCGCGTCTGCACCGCGCGCCTCCCCTCGCGGCAGAGCCGCAACAGTCTGGAGCGCTTCCTGCGCGACGTGCGGGACATGGTGTCGAGCCTCGGGCTGATGCCCGACCTCGCGGGAAAGGGCAACCTGGTGCTCGACCAGGCAGGTCACGTCAAGCTGATCGACATCAACAACTTCCGCCGGCTCGTCCCCGACGCGGAGGTCGAGCGCGTCCTCCCCCGGGACCTCGACGACTACGCCCTCGGGCGCAAGGACATCCGGCCGCTCCTGCCGCGAGATTTCGTGGACGACCTCGGCTATCCGATCGCCGACCTCAGCCTCGCCGCGCTGCGGAGCCTCGAGGTCCGGGCCCTCGGCCGCGAACACCGCGAGGTGGATCGGGACCCCTTCTACGCGCCGCTCACGAACGAGCGACGGCGCATCGTGCGCGCGCTCCTGCCGCGCGACGCCGCGTGAGGAGCGTCGCGTCCCCGGGGCCCGCCGAGAGCCCTACTGCGGCACGCACATGCCGTACTGCGGGTAGGGTTTGACCGGAGCGCAGCGCTGGCCTCCGCCGCAGTCGCTCGCCGTCGGGTCGCACCATTTGCGGCAGGTCCCCGGAGGTGCGTCGCCCGCGCAGCCGTGTCCCGGCGCGCACTCGGCGCTCGTCTGGCACGCCCCCCCCACACCCGTCTTGCCGGCGGGACAGACGCAGGCCGTCCCCTTCGTCGACAGGACGTAGCAGCCTCCACCGCCGGAGCACCCGGCTCCCGTCATCGGGGAGCAGCTCGTGACGGTGCCGGCCGCGGTGCAGTTCCCCGCCGCTCCGGTGTCGTCGGCGGGCGCAGTCGGGCCATCTCCGACGAGGATCCCGAGGTCCCTGCGCCCCGACGTGCCCCGGTCGGGAACCGGCGTCGTACGGCCGTCCCTTCGCGGTCGGGAGGGCGCCTCGCCCGGACACGCCGTCAGTGCGATGCCCACGGAGAGCAGCACGAGGAAGGCGACCGCGCGACGGAGAGCGAAGCTGAAAGAGCGGGGAGGCATGGGCATCGCCTGCGCCCAGTATACAGCGGAGCGCGGGCCAATCCACGCGCTATGCCTTGGTGCTCCAGGGTAGACATGCTATGGATTTCTTTTTGCCAAAGAGCGCGACCGATGCCCATGGATGACGCACCAAATATCGCCATTTTCTGCGACTTCGAAAACATCGCCATCGGCGCCCGCGACGCGAACTTCGATGCGTTCGACATCGGGCTGGCCCTGGCGCGACTGCTCGACAAGGGCAAGATCATCGTCAAGAAGGCCTATGCCGACTGGGAGCGCTACAAGTCCCATCGGCGCGCCATGCACGAGGCGGCCTTCGAGCTGATCGAGATCCCGCACGTGTCGTACTCGGGAAAGAACTCGGCGGACATCCGGCTGGTCGTGGATGCGCTGGACCTCTGTTACACGAAGTCGCACGTAGACACCTTCGTGGTCATGTCGGGGGACAGCGACTTCTCGCCGCTCGTCAGCAAGCTGCGGGAGAACAACAAGCAGGTCATCGGCCTCGGGGTGAAGAACTCGAGCAGCGACCTGTTGATCGAGAATTGCGACGACTTCATCTATTACGACGACCTCGTACGGATGAAGCAGAGCAGCGGCACGAAGGGTCGGGGGGGGCGCGGACGTGGCGGAGGCGGAGGCGGAGGCGGCAGCAAGGACGCGCCCAAGAAGCCCGCCACGAAGAAGTCGGAGGCGGCGGCGGCAGCGGCGGCGAAGAAGCCCGAGCTTCCCGCCGACGCGGCGGCGATGGGTCCGCCCGAAGGTCCCCGGCGGCCCGAGGCGGCGGAGGCTCCGCCGGCCCAGAACGGCGCCTCGGATGCCGACGAGACGGCTCGTCGCGAGGAGGGGATCGAGCTCGTGCTCGACACCGTCGAGGCCCTCTTTCAGGAGCGGGACGGCAACCTCTGGGGTTCGATGGTCAAGCAGACCATCAAGCGCAAGCGGCCCACCTTCTCCGAGACGTACTACGGTTTTCGAACCTTCACGCACCTGCTCGAGGAGGCCCAGCGGCGCGGTCTCCTCGAGATCCAGAAGGACGAGAAGTCCGGCGGGTACGTCATCGTCTCTTTCGGGCCCCAGGCGTAGACCCCGCTGGCCATGACGACGCATCGTTCTAGAACGCTGCTCGCCATCGCCCTGGCCCTGGTCGCCGGGGGATGCAAGCAGGCGGCGAAGCCCGAGCACGAGCTCCTCGCGGAAAAGAAGAAGCAGGAGCAGGCGCGCGTCGCCGCCCGGGCCCGGGGGGTGGATGCGGGGGGGCCCGGTCCTCGCGGCGGGGGGGCGCACGCAGGGGGCGAGGACCACGCGCACGACCACGGCGAGGCGGGCGAAGACCGCGGGCACGGCGAGCGACCCGGGTTCAGCAACCAGGATGGCGGAGTGCCCCCGGCGCTCTGGCCGACGGAGGTGCAGCGCGCCTACGGGGACCTGTATCGCGCTGCCCCGTCGGAGATGCCGCTGCTCGCCCGGCGGCTCGCGCTGCTCGGACTCCCGGCCGTGCCTGCCATGCGACAGCTCATCCGCACCAAGCGGCAGCCGCCGAAGAAGAAGGCCGCGCTGAGCTTCCTGCTGGTAGAGCTCTATGCCTTTCGGCCGGCGGAGCTCGCCAAGCTCGCGCTCGAGGGGGAGATGCCGCTCGCGCAGCACGCGGCGATCGACGCCCTCGGGCGGCTCAAGAACAAGGAGGCGACGCAGCTCCTCGCGGCCCTGAAGAAGGACGTCGAGCCGCTCGCGGAGGTCGTGGAGGTCGCGCGGAGGCGTCCCGGGTGGAACCTCACGCCGAAGCAGGTCGCGGCCCTCGACGCCATCCTGCACGCCGCCTCGGCCGCCGAGCTGAAGGAACTTCTCGACAAGCTGAGCGGCCTGGAGCTCCGCGACGGGCTCTTGCACATCGTGCGTTCGGCCGCGACGCGACCGCCGGTGGCCGCGCTCGTGGCGGAGCGCTTGGCCGCGCTCGCCGAGGGGAAACCGGGCGAGCTCCACGCGATGAGCGTGCCGCCCTATCCGGCGATCCTGCGGCTCAAGGTGGCGCAGCGCCTCCTCGCGCGCGGCAGGCCGGCGGATCGGGCGTACCTGGCGAAGCTCGCCGACACGTCGGGCGATCCGCTCGCGCCGATGCTCAAGCGTCTCCTCTCCGGGGGAGGGCAGTAGCGATGGGCCCCAAGATCAACGTGGAGTGGAAGGTCCACGAGCACGGACCGATCCGCGAGCTCGAGGAGAATCTCTGGCTCGTCTCGGGGGAGATCCCGGGGCTGCCGATGCCCCTGCGCCGCACGATGACGCTGCTGCGCCTCGCCGACGGGCGCGTGGCGATCCACGGGGGGATCCCCCTCGACGACGGCTCGATGCGGCGGATCGAGGCCTGGGGGGAGCCCGCGCTGCTCGTGGTGCCGAACGGCTGGCACCGCATCGACGCACCGGCCTACAAGAAGCGCTACCCGCAGCTCCGCGTGCTGTGCCCGGCGGGGGCGAGCCAGCGCGTCAGCGAGGTGGTGCCAGTGGACGGCGCGTACGACGCCTTTCCGAAGGACCCGCTGATCGCGGTGGAGACGCTGGAAGGCACGCGCCTGCGCGAAGGGGTGTTCGTCGTGCGGTCGGCCGCGCGGGCGAGCCTGATCTTCAACGATCTGTTCTTCAACCAGGCCCACCTGCCGGGCTTCTGGGGCTTCGTCTACCGCGCGATCGGCTCCACGGGCTCGCCGCGCGTCACCTGGCTCGCGCGGACCGCGATGGTCGAGGACCGCGGAGCGCTCGCCGCGCACCTGCAGCGCCTCTCGGTCGTCCAGGGTCTCGCGCGGCTCGTCCCGGGGCACGGAGAGGTGGTCGAGCAGGAGGCCCCGGCGGTGCTGCTCGCGGTCTCGGCGCGACTCCTCGGGCTGAAGAAGCCGCTCGTCAGTCCGGCTCCCACTTGGCGGTAGTGCTACCGAAGCGGTAGGGGAAGGGGGCCGGCCCCGCGTGGGGAGGGCCCTTGAGGGCCTTCACGAAGGGGGCCACGCAGCGGGCGAGGCGCTCGGCGGCCTTGGCAGCGAGCGGCCCCGTGACCGTCAGGCGCGCGCTCTCCACCCGGCCCTTGGTCGAGACCGGGGCCTCGAGCTGCACGCGATAGCCCGCGCCCAGCGCGAGCCCCACCCATTCGGCACAGTCGCTCATGCCGCCGGTCCACGGGCTGGCCACCCAGCCGAAGGCGGTGCCGTAGGCGCGCCGCTCCTCGTCGCTGCCGAGCGGATAGACGGCGACGGGCCTCGGCTCGGTGCGTCGACCGAGCCTCACGCCGGGGGAGGCCACGAGCACCTGCAGCACGTAGCTCGCCTGCCCCGCGAAGGGCGGAAAGCGCAGCGTCAGGGTGTGTGGCAAGAGGCAGCTCTGGAGCTGCTCGGTGCTGCGCCGCGCCTGAAAGCTCTTCAGCTTGCCGCTCGGCTCGAGCGAAAAATCGAGGCGGTCGTGGAATTCCCCCGACACGAGGCGCTGGGTGTCC is a genomic window containing:
- a CDS encoding DUF4395 family protein produces the protein MRTTVSPGTLRRLDIQGFDAVEEQRLAPVAGWLRLAFGLCALLGAAGTIAASPVILLVLAPIAALAAALPVHPFDLIYNHGIRRLTGTEPLPRRGAPARFACGLGAVGLLVTAWAFHAGHAVLGYALGGALTATAVLVSTTDICIPSMIYRSIFGPPRARSPHRG
- a CDS encoding carboxypeptidase regulatory-like domain-containing protein, yielding MRTLRHTLGMIALGLAVLGAERAEAQDRTGRIEGTIYDDQGLPLAGARVTASSPTQIGGARSTTAGADGAFRFIGLIPGVFKISVSKAGFQGATKEGVRVEVGQTATLDILLDKAAEPEPPPRPLKPGQKAPPPKPKAETYVITSARPVVDVTKSTTGETLSDEYIENLPILGRGYQGVAGMTRNVTQERNPKGSGAGNPSVSGGSYFNNTYTVDGMETTDPVTHTFSTNFNFDAMADVNIMTGGMGAEFSDTPGGVINMVTKSGSNKFELDSSIYWQDDALTIKGPDELGSTFRTLDFNLNVGGPIVKDKLWYYTSFELNESSGTIPPDPNRILPNHPARRYLGVKWLGKLTWQVNPKHKLVWWAQTSPASISNTQNAITWEPDAESHQNQYNVLTTGAWEWLATDKLFVKTQLGFGWNGLRVSPQSGVTDVAGIEDIGTGVHQRNYTGVTKDDRYRVSLNADATYFGGGKRVGEHEIKGGIRYQYLVNPSEESVPGNTIYKYQFGQPYSQTRYFLDFDDATACDPNARGYDPAKCAQGTLSTSVSGNKLILFLQDRWSPPRYKRLKVIPGAAVHFGDAINPDGQAVVRFFTPTAHVNFAWDPWGNGKTVFRGGYNQYVDVGFLALARFIGRDLISYECSHDPDTNTYSRNCTLGGQTRTVGRPDGPDFDAQGKAQNKFNPTGLTSPRVHELAFGAEREWFTGFSTGLDFTYRLYRNQWEDLETNVLWNEVGDQAVGFKNGKSEFIFDLETPKEAYRRYVSASLFARRFVGNWQLMASYTWSRSEGTVVEGYATEYLDRARQAQFYNGFLPDDRRHVLRLTGWYRFKFGLTAGGTLWVGSGTPYDRLYFNNYFKDYQDRRAVRGYDPKDLSTPDDDAELRTPTRAVLNLKVSYKLTHLLKRFIGEAHSLELIGEVFNAINFRPPTRFEERNLSPGASTQWGQILSREDPFKVRFGLRYRY